A window of the Ipomoea triloba cultivar NCNSP0323 chromosome 14, ASM357664v1 genome harbors these coding sequences:
- the LOC116004358 gene encoding sarcoplasmic reticulum histidine-rich calcium-binding protein, protein MDAKKFIQLVEEKKKRALEKNEARLKWEEKLEAASKAWEDAKAKEKKVKASKNKRRSESESDSESESDGGRKAVKRSHKRHKRHHHHSSDDEDDNNSKRRHHKRHHKRHRRSHSSGSEESSSDDDDGAGRRRHHAKHHRHHQRRRQLDSSASESSDEDHHKRGHGRHRSSKHHHRSHSHDDSTSSDTEGYKRDRSRSLSKSADEIDDSDRNEKQHKKNHHHHRHGHRHHSSHNSHKQQQQEQDGASDDNKQHESE, encoded by the coding sequence ATGGACGCCAAGAAATTTATACAATTGGTggaggagaaaaagaaaagggctTTGGAGAAGAACGAAGCTCGGTTGAAATGGGAGGAGAAGCTTGAAGCGGCATCAAAGGCATGGGAAGATGCTAAAGCCAAAGAGAAGAAGGTGAAAGCTTCGAAGAACAAGAGGAGATCCGAGTCAGAATCTGATAGTGAGAGTGAAAGTGATGGTGGTAGAAAAGCCGTGAAAAGGTCTCACAAGAGGCATAAAAGGCACCATCACCACTCTTCTGATGACGAAGATGACAACAATTCGAAGAGGCGACACCACAAAAGGCATCACAAGCGTCATCGACGATCACATTCTTCTGGCAGTGAGGAATCTTCTAGCGATGACGATGACGGTGCTGGGAGAAGAAGACATCATGCTAAGCATCACAGGCATCATCAGCGTCGCAGGCAGTTGGACTCGAGTGCTTCCGAGTCTTCTGATGAGGACCATCATAAGAGAGGTCATGGAAGGCACCGCAGCAGCAAGCATCACCACCGCTCTCACAGTCATGATGATTCAACATCATCGGACACTGAAGGCTATAAACGGGACAGAAGTAGATCCCTAAGCAAGTCGGCTGATGAAATCGATGATTCTGACAGGAACGAGAAGCAGCACAAgaagaatcatcatcatcaccgtCATGGGCATCGCCATCACAGTAGTCATAACAGCCATAAACAACAGCAGCAGGAGCAGGATGGGGCATCTGATGATAATAAACAGCATGAGTCAGAGTGA